A genome region from Streptomyces sp. NBC_01296 includes the following:
- a CDS encoding VWA domain-containing protein encodes MSSAGISAVGDAAAEARLRRWRMVLGGDGDGTGYVPGGRDAGMDAALSGLYGGGAGERSGGLGGSAPRVARWLGDIRTYFPSSVVQVMQRDAIERLGLSGLLLEPEMLEAVEPDVHLVGTLLSLHKAMPETTRETARAVVRKVVEQLEKLLASRTRATLTGALDRSARTGRPRHADIDWDRTIRANLKNYLPEYQTVVPERLVGYGRAARAVKKEVVLCIDQSGSMAASVVYASVFGAVLASMRSIATRLVVFDTAVVDLTDQLDDPVDVLFGTQLGGGTDINRALAYCQSKITRPADTVVVLISDLYEGGIRNEMLGRVAAMKASGVEFVTLLALSDEGAPAYDREHAAALAALGAPAFACTPDLFPEVMAAALEKRPLPVP; translated from the coding sequence ATGAGCAGTGCTGGGATCTCGGCAGTGGGCGACGCCGCCGCGGAGGCGCGGCTGCGGCGGTGGCGGATGGTGCTCGGGGGGGACGGGGACGGGACCGGGTACGTGCCCGGCGGGCGGGACGCCGGCATGGACGCCGCGCTCTCGGGGCTGTACGGAGGCGGAGCCGGGGAGCGGAGCGGAGGGCTCGGGGGCTCCGCGCCCCGCGTGGCCCGCTGGCTCGGGGACATCCGTACGTACTTCCCCAGCTCCGTCGTCCAGGTCATGCAGCGGGACGCCATCGAGCGGCTCGGCCTGTCCGGCCTCCTCCTGGAGCCCGAGATGCTGGAGGCCGTCGAGCCCGACGTCCATCTCGTGGGAACGCTGCTCTCCCTCCACAAGGCCATGCCCGAGACGACCCGGGAGACGGCCCGCGCCGTCGTCCGCAAGGTGGTCGAGCAGTTGGAGAAGCTGCTCGCGTCCCGCACCCGCGCCACCCTCACCGGAGCCCTCGACCGCTCCGCCCGGACCGGCCGCCCCCGGCACGCCGACATCGACTGGGACCGGACCATCCGGGCGAATCTGAAGAACTACCTGCCGGAGTACCAGACCGTCGTCCCCGAGCGGCTCGTCGGGTACGGGCGCGCCGCCCGGGCGGTGAAGAAAGAGGTGGTTCTCTGCATCGACCAGTCCGGATCGATGGCCGCCTCCGTCGTCTACGCCTCCGTCTTCGGCGCGGTGCTCGCCTCGATGCGTTCGATCGCGACCCGGCTCGTCGTCTTCGACACCGCCGTCGTGGACCTGACGGATCAGCTCGACGATCCGGTCGACGTCCTGTTCGGCACGCAGCTCGGCGGCGGCACCGACATCAACCGCGCCCTCGCCTACTGCCAGTCGAAGATCACCCGCCCTGCCGACACCGTCGTGGTCCTGATCAGCGATCTCTACGAGGGCGGCATACGCAACGAGATGCTGGGCCGCGTCGCGGCGATGAAGGCGTCGGGAGTCGAGTTCGTGACCCTCTTGGCCCTGTCCGACGAGGGTGCTCCCGCCTACGACCGCGAGCACGCCGCGGCCCTTGCGGCACTGGGCGCGCCGGCCTTCGCGTGCACCCCCGACCTGTTCCCGGAAGTCATGGCCGCGGCCCTGGAGAAGCGCCCCTTGCCCGTCCCCTGA
- a CDS encoding helix-turn-helix domain-containing protein, which translates to MTESVEEPRLPSPKERRRLREAAGLTYEDVATAVGVTVSTVRSWETGRTDPRGRKRQAYAGFLTALHPSDADAHDAVATGSGTAAVDGTSSAEGHADSDAGSDAESDADSDTDTNADAGSTGADETEASPLRMSGGIRPFGMGGPGPRTRPPVAAKRAARPPAAMPRHVAKVNVKATARGIGTPGRATSAPAGLPPQHDALAPAPEQDPPDPPSGTALADSPHPEGPERAPEGATAPHPGAAAQLPGGPAPEGDDASEPEAPGGTEGEPEVPEGGAAVGPLGPREVFDALYEYAAPALTRQAYLLTGRRRLSQEAVERAFQLAWARWPEVATDPDPVGWVRAASYEYALSPWHRFRRAHKHPDKAPAAPADRILMDAMLALPPAHRRTVLLYDGVGLDLPDTAAETEASTPTAGNRLLHAHAALADRIPELAAAPPERQSALLRERLGAVTPAVRLEPRAAAAVRVAAEYRARRWTQAVLGLSAVIAAATAYTTVTAPRQYEPPIAPGASVSGVPPLSGPQRLTDETRQLREKLRGHPAHRPERLTPSLE; encoded by the coding sequence ATGACAGAGAGCGTCGAGGAGCCGAGGCTCCCCTCGCCCAAGGAACGCCGCAGACTGCGCGAGGCGGCGGGCCTGACGTACGAGGACGTCGCGACGGCGGTGGGCGTCACGGTCAGCACGGTCCGCTCCTGGGAGACGGGCCGCACGGACCCCCGAGGCCGCAAACGCCAGGCGTACGCGGGTTTCCTGACGGCCCTCCACCCCTCGGACGCGGATGCGCACGACGCGGTCGCCACCGGGTCGGGCACAGCGGCGGTTGACGGCACGTCATCGGCGGAAGGCCACGCGGACTCAGACGCGGGTTCAGACGCGGAGTCAGACGCGGACTCAGATACAGACACAAACGCGGACGCGGGGAGCACCGGCGCGGACGAGACCGAAGCGAGCCCGTTGCGGATGTCGGGCGGCATCCGGCCCTTCGGCATGGGCGGGCCGGGTCCGCGGACCCGGCCGCCGGTCGCGGCCAAGCGGGCTGCGCGGCCCCCCGCGGCCATGCCCCGCCACGTGGCCAAGGTCAACGTCAAGGCCACCGCCCGCGGCATCGGCACGCCCGGCCGGGCAACCTCCGCCCCGGCCGGCCTGCCTCCGCAGCACGACGCCCTCGCACCCGCGCCCGAGCAGGACCCGCCCGATCCCCCGTCAGGAACCGCCCTCGCGGACTCCCCCCACCCTGAGGGGCCCGAGCGCGCGCCCGAAGGGGCCACCGCGCCCCACCCCGGAGCGGCGGCACAGCTGCCGGGCGGGCCTGCGCCCGAAGGGGACGACGCATCCGAGCCCGAGGCGCCGGGCGGGACGGAAGGGGAGCCGGAGGTTCCGGAGGGCGGGGCTGCGGTGGGGCCGTTGGGGCCCAGGGAGGTGTTCGACGCGCTGTACGAGTACGCCGCCCCCGCGCTCACCCGGCAGGCGTACCTGCTCACCGGCCGCCGCCGTCTCTCCCAAGAGGCCGTCGAGCGGGCGTTCCAGCTCGCCTGGGCGCGGTGGCCCGAGGTGGCCACCGATCCCGACCCCGTCGGCTGGGTGCGCGCCGCCTCGTACGAGTACGCCCTCTCCCCCTGGCACCGGTTCCGCCGCGCCCACAAGCACCCCGACAAGGCACCGGCCGCCCCCGCGGACCGCATCCTGATGGACGCCATGCTCGCGCTCCCGCCGGCCCACCGCCGTACCGTCCTGCTCTACGACGGCGTCGGCCTCGACCTCCCCGACACCGCCGCCGAGACCGAGGCCAGCACCCCCACCGCCGGCAACCGGCTCCTGCACGCGCACGCCGCCCTCGCCGACCGGATCCCGGAACTGGCCGCCGCGCCGCCCGAGAGGCAGTCCGCGCTGCTGCGCGAGCGGCTCGGCGCGGTCACGCCGGCCGTCCGGCTGGAACCCCGCGCCGCAGCCGCCGTACGCGTCGCCGCCGAGTACCGCGCCAGGCGGTGGACCCAGGCGGTCCTCGGCCTGAGCGCCGTGATCGCCGCCGCGACCGCGTACACCACCGTGACCGCGCCCCGGCAGTACGAGCCCCCCATCGCGCCCGGCGCGAGCGTCTCGGGGGTGCCCCCGCTCAGCGGCCCCCAGCGGCTCACCGACGAGACCCGGCAGCTGCGCGAAAAGCTGCGCGGGCATCCGGCGCACAGGCCCGAGCGGCTCACCCCCAGCCTGGAGTGA
- a CDS encoding DUF5682 family protein codes for MNGTSSPAAERRGPLLLGVRHHGPGSARAVRAALDAARPAAVLIEGPPEGDALLPLAADPGMRPPVALLAHAADDPGRAAFWPLAAFSPEWVAIRWAQEQEVPVPVRFIDLPAAHSLAAETDTEADPDAAGSVRPDPLAVLAETAGYDDPERWWEDVVEHRGAVREDPLAVFEVLGEAMGALRQAYGDGGHARDLVREAYMRQRMRAARREFGDAYAVVCGAWHVPALRAKTTAAADKALLTGLPKVKVETTWVPWTHRRLARADGYGAGITSPGWYAHLFAARDRPVERWLTKVAGLLREEDRQVSPAHVIEAVRLAGTLAAVRGRPVAGLTETLEAVRAVMCDGSDIPLALVEDRLVVGDVLGEVPDGAPVVPLQRDLTRQQRSLRLKAEAQERELELDLRKDTDAAKSLLLHRLRLLGIGWGTPAASRGSTGTFRETWRLRWEPELSVRVAEAGIWGTTVEAAATAKAEADAAGAAELGEVTALAERCLLAGLSEALPAVLRALADRAALDTDVAGLAKALPALARSLRYGDVRGTDASALRTVAGGLAERICVALPPACAAGLDADAAAELRGYVDGVHGAIGLLEADGLRERWSAVLRALAGRDTVPGVIRGRAARLLLDDGRLPAQETARLMGLALSPAAAPADAAGWIDGFAGGGGTLLVHDERLLGLIDAWLTGVPEQAFTDVLPLLRRTFGAYEAGVKRSLGELVRRGPSAKPAPSRAPEGFAPTLDPTRANAVLPVLRLLLTPA; via the coding sequence ATGAACGGTACGAGCAGCCCGGCCGCCGAGCGGCGGGGGCCGCTGCTGCTGGGCGTGCGGCACCACGGGCCCGGCTCGGCCCGCGCGGTGCGGGCCGCCCTCGACGCGGCCCGCCCGGCGGCCGTGCTGATCGAGGGCCCGCCGGAGGGGGACGCGCTGCTGCCGCTGGCCGCCGACCCGGGGATGCGGCCGCCCGTCGCCCTGCTCGCGCACGCCGCCGACGATCCGGGCAGGGCCGCGTTCTGGCCGCTGGCCGCGTTCTCGCCGGAGTGGGTCGCCATCCGCTGGGCGCAGGAGCAGGAGGTGCCGGTTCCGGTGCGGTTCATCGACCTCCCGGCCGCGCACTCGCTCGCCGCGGAGACCGACACCGAAGCCGACCCGGACGCGGCCGGGTCCGTACGGCCGGACCCCCTCGCGGTGCTGGCCGAGACCGCCGGGTACGACGATCCCGAGCGCTGGTGGGAGGACGTGGTCGAGCACCGCGGCGCCGTCCGGGAGGACCCCCTCGCCGTGTTCGAGGTCCTCGGGGAGGCCATGGGCGCGCTGCGCCAGGCGTACGGGGACGGCGGCCACGCGCGGGACCTGGTGCGCGAGGCGTACATGCGGCAGCGGATGCGGGCCGCCCGCCGGGAGTTCGGGGACGCGTACGCCGTGGTGTGCGGGGCCTGGCACGTGCCGGCGCTGCGCGCGAAGACCACGGCCGCCGCGGACAAGGCGCTGCTCACCGGGCTCCCCAAGGTCAAGGTGGAGACCACCTGGGTGCCCTGGACCCACCGGCGGCTCGCCCGGGCCGACGGGTACGGGGCGGGCATCACCTCGCCCGGCTGGTACGCGCACCTCTTCGCGGCCCGGGACCGGCCGGTGGAGCGCTGGCTGACCAAGGTCGCCGGGCTGTTGCGGGAGGAGGACCGGCAGGTTTCCCCGGCCCACGTCATCGAGGCGGTCCGGCTGGCGGGGACGCTGGCCGCGGTGCGCGGGCGGCCGGTGGCCGGGCTGACGGAGACCCTCGAGGCGGTGCGGGCCGTGATGTGCGACGGCTCCGACATACCGCTCGCGCTCGTCGAGGACCGCCTGGTCGTCGGCGACGTGCTCGGCGAGGTCCCCGACGGGGCGCCCGTCGTGCCGCTGCAGCGGGACCTGACCCGGCAGCAGCGCTCGCTGCGGCTCAAGGCCGAGGCGCAGGAGCGCGAGCTGGAGCTCGACCTGCGCAAGGACACCGACGCGGCCAAGTCCCTGCTGCTGCACCGGCTGCGGCTGCTCGGCATCGGCTGGGGCACGCCGGCCGCCTCGCGGGGGAGCACCGGGACGTTCCGCGAGACGTGGCGGCTGCGCTGGGAGCCGGAGCTGTCGGTGCGGGTCGCCGAGGCCGGGATCTGGGGCACCACCGTCGAGGCGGCGGCCACCGCCAAGGCCGAGGCGGATGCGGCCGGGGCGGCGGAGCTCGGTGAGGTGACGGCGCTGGCCGAACGGTGCCTGCTGGCCGGGCTGTCCGAGGCGCTGCCCGCCGTACTGCGGGCCCTCGCGGACCGTGCCGCGCTGGACACCGACGTGGCAGGGCTCGCCAAGGCCTTGCCGGCGCTGGCCCGTTCGCTGAGGTACGGGGACGTACGGGGGACGGACGCGTCGGCGCTGCGGACGGTCGCGGGCGGGCTCGCGGAGCGGATCTGCGTGGCGCTGCCGCCCGCGTGCGCGGCGGGCCTGGACGCGGATGCGGCGGCGGAACTGCGGGGGTATGTGGACGGGGTCCACGGCGCGATCGGACTCCTGGAGGCGGACGGCCTGCGGGAGCGCTGGTCGGCGGTGCTGCGGGCGCTGGCCGGGCGGGACACGGTGCCGGGGGTGATCCGCGGGCGGGCGGCCCGGCTGCTCCTGGACGACGGGCGGCTGCCGGCGCAGGAGACGGCGCGGCTGATGGGGCTCGCGCTGTCCCCGGCGGCGGCGCCGGCGGACGCGGCGGGCTGGATCGACGGCTTCGCGGGGGGCGGGGGCACGCTGCTGGTCCACGACGAGCGGCTGCTGGGGCTGATCGACGCGTGGCTGACCGGCGTGCCGGAGCAGGCCTTCACCGACGTTCTGCCGCTGCTGCGGAGGACGTTCGGGGCGTACGAGGCGGGCGTGAAGCGGAGCCTGGGCGAGCTGGTCCGCCGCGGCCCGTCGGCGAAGCCCGCGCCGTCCCGGGCCCCCGAGGGCTTCGCCCCCACCCTGGACCCCACCCGCGCGAACGCGGTCCTCCCCGTCCTCCGTCTCCTCCTCACCCCGGCATGA
- a CDS encoding cell division protein PerM has product MTQVTERGTLLPTALPPAPRAAAGRRRSPAAAACVLGGAVAAGLGLGFLAVLVIVLWISSPYPDSGPGGALHLAAGLWLLAHGTELVRYETLSGVPAPVGVTPLLLVALPALLMRRAARLGSASGDGSDGDEVLPAGAVFSAVTCGYLSVGSLATVYAAGGPMPADPLSAAWHVPLVAVLAAAGGVWAAKGRPVGPLPRWVPGSVRRAVARPRYALALRAGAAGALVLLGGGALLVGASLAWHAAEVQGSFLALTGVWSGRFAVLLLALALLPNAVVWGAAYALGPGFALGAGATATPLGFAGAPALPRFPLLAALPPEGPGTLLTCATAGVPLVAGLAVGWFAVRRAREVSYGETALTAALGALVCALVLAGLAAASSGPLGSRGLASFGPVWWATGAAAFAWTLLPAVPVAVAVHSWRTRPARQADASGMEGEDEWHDRGVRELRWEALRRAAGALIPDLAQDAPPAPAEPTPAEPVPAEPGKAAPVKPSRRFTVVTGLHLDLTPTPVPAEPAPPQEPEPSGSLVPPVAGARVLARRKPPA; this is encoded by the coding sequence GTGACCCAAGTGACCGAACGCGGCACCCTGTTGCCGACGGCGTTGCCGCCCGCCCCGCGGGCCGCCGCCGGGCGGCGCCGATCGCCGGCCGCCGCGGCCTGTGTACTGGGCGGAGCCGTGGCCGCAGGGCTGGGGCTCGGCTTCCTCGCCGTGCTCGTCATCGTGCTGTGGATCAGCTCCCCTTACCCCGACAGCGGCCCCGGCGGCGCCCTGCACCTGGCCGCCGGGCTCTGGCTGCTCGCCCACGGGACCGAACTCGTCCGGTACGAGACCCTCTCCGGGGTCCCGGCCCCCGTCGGGGTGACCCCGCTGCTCCTCGTCGCGCTGCCGGCCCTGCTCATGCGCCGCGCCGCCCGCCTCGGCAGCGCCTCGGGCGACGGCAGCGACGGGGACGAGGTCCTGCCGGCCGGCGCCGTCTTCTCCGCCGTGACCTGCGGATACCTCTCCGTCGGATCGCTGGCCACCGTCTACGCGGCCGGCGGCCCCATGCCCGCCGACCCGCTCAGCGCCGCCTGGCACGTCCCCTTGGTCGCCGTGCTCGCCGCCGCCGGCGGGGTGTGGGCGGCCAAGGGGCGTCCGGTCGGGCCGCTGCCCCGGTGGGTGCCGGGGAGCGTACGGAGGGCCGTCGCGCGCCCCCGCTACGCTCTCGCGCTGCGCGCCGGAGCCGCCGGGGCCCTCGTCCTCCTGGGCGGCGGTGCGCTGCTCGTCGGGGCCTCGCTCGCCTGGCACGCCGCGGAGGTCCAGGGGTCCTTCCTGGCGCTGACCGGCGTCTGGTCCGGCCGCTTCGCGGTCCTGCTCCTCGCCCTCGCGCTGCTCCCGAACGCCGTGGTGTGGGGCGCGGCCTACGCCCTCGGGCCCGGCTTCGCCCTCGGCGCCGGCGCGACCGCGACCCCGCTCGGCTTCGCGGGAGCACCCGCGCTGCCGAGGTTCCCGCTGCTGGCGGCGCTGCCGCCGGAGGGGCCCGGGACGCTGCTGACCTGTGCGACCGCCGGGGTGCCGCTGGTGGCCGGGCTGGCAGTCGGGTGGTTCGCGGTACGCCGGGCGCGTGAAGTCTCGTACGGGGAAACCGCTCTGACGGCGGCTCTGGGCGCCCTCGTGTGCGCGCTGGTGCTGGCCGGACTCGCGGCGGCCTCGTCGGGGCCGCTCGGCTCGCGGGGGCTGGCGAGCTTCGGACCGGTGTGGTGGGCGACCGGCGCGGCGGCCTTCGCGTGGACGCTGCTCCCGGCGGTGCCGGTGGCGGTGGCCGTGCACTCCTGGCGTACCCGGCCCGCCCGGCAGGCGGACGCGAGCGGCATGGAGGGGGAGGACGAGTGGCACGACCGCGGCGTACGGGAGCTGCGCTGGGAGGCCCTGCGGCGTGCCGCGGGCGCCCTGATCCCCGACCTGGCCCAGGACGCGCCGCCGGCCCCCGCCGAGCCGACCCCCGCCGAGCCGGTGCCGGCGGAACCGGGGAAGGCCGCACCCGTCAAACCGTCGCGCCGGTTCACCGTCGTGACGGGACTTCACCTGGACCTGACGCCGACTCCGGTCCCGGCGGAGCCGGCCCCGCCACAGGAGCCCGAGCCGTCCGGGTCGCTCGTGCCGCCGGTGGCCGGCGCCCGTGTACTGGCCCGCCGCAAGCCCCCGGCCTGA
- the sucD gene encoding succinate--CoA ligase subunit alpha, with product MAIFLNKDSKVIVQGMTGATGMKHTKLMLADGTNIVGGVNPRKAGTTVDFDGTEVPVFGSVEEAMKATGANVSVLFVPPAFAKAAVVEAIDAEIPLAVVITEGIAVHDSAAFWAYATAKGNKTRIIGPNCPGLITPGQSNAGIIPGDITKPGKIGLVSKSGTLTYQMMYELRDIGFTSAVGIGGDPVIGTTHIDALEAFEADPDTELIVMIGEIGGDAEERAADFIAKNVTKPVVGYVAGFTAPEGKTMGHAGAIVSGSSGTAQAKKEALEAAGVKVGKTPTETAKLAREILNAAK from the coding sequence ATGGCTATCTTCCTCAACAAGGACAGCAAGGTCATCGTCCAGGGCATGACCGGTGCCACGGGCATGAAGCACACCAAGCTGATGCTGGCTGACGGCACCAACATCGTCGGTGGCGTGAACCCGCGCAAGGCCGGCACGACCGTCGACTTCGACGGCACCGAGGTCCCGGTCTTCGGCTCCGTCGAAGAGGCGATGAAGGCGACGGGCGCCAACGTCTCCGTCCTCTTCGTCCCGCCGGCCTTCGCCAAGGCGGCCGTCGTCGAGGCCATCGACGCCGAGATCCCGCTGGCCGTCGTCATCACCGAGGGCATTGCGGTGCACGACTCCGCCGCCTTCTGGGCGTACGCGACCGCCAAGGGCAACAAGACCCGGATCATCGGCCCGAACTGCCCGGGTCTGATCACCCCCGGCCAGTCCAACGCCGGCATCATCCCGGGCGACATCACCAAGCCCGGCAAGATCGGTCTCGTGTCCAAGTCGGGCACGCTGACCTACCAGATGATGTACGAGCTCCGTGACATCGGCTTCACCTCCGCCGTCGGCATCGGTGGCGACCCGGTCATCGGCACCACGCACATCGACGCCCTGGAGGCCTTCGAGGCCGACCCGGACACCGAGCTGATCGTCATGATCGGTGAGATCGGCGGCGACGCCGAGGAGCGTGCGGCGGACTTCATCGCGAAGAACGTCACCAAGCCGGTCGTCGGCTACGTCGCGGGCTTCACCGCACCCGAGGGCAAGACCATGGGCCACGCCGGCGCCATCGTCTCCGGCTCCTCCGGCACCGCGCAGGCCAAGAAGGAGGCCCTCGAGGCCGCCGGCGTCAAGGTCGGCAAGACGCCGACCGAGACGGCGAAGCTCGCGCGCGAGATCCTGAACGCCGCGAAGTAA
- a CDS encoding ATP-binding protein yields the protein MTTPENGKGAQALRPHAEDAFADELKALAAADDRPRPERWKLSPWAVATYLLGGTLEDGTVITPKYVGPRRIVEVAVTTLATDRALLLLGVPGTAKTWVSEHLAAAVSADSTLLVQGTAGTPEEAIRYGWNYARLLAHGPSREALVPSPVMRAMAEGMTARVEELTRIPADVQDTLITVLSEKTLPIPELGQEVQAVRGFNLIATANDRDRGVNELSSALRRRFNTVVLPLPATAEAEVDIVARRVDQMGRALDLPAVPEGLEEIRRVVTVFRELRAGVTGDGRTKVKSPSGTLSTAEAISVVTGGLALAAHFGDGVLRPSDVAAGILGAVVRDPAADKIVWQEYLETVVRERDGWKDFYRACREVTA from the coding sequence ATGACCACGCCCGAGAACGGCAAGGGCGCCCAGGCGCTGCGACCGCACGCCGAAGACGCCTTCGCGGACGAACTGAAAGCCCTCGCCGCCGCCGACGACCGGCCCCGCCCGGAGCGTTGGAAGCTCTCCCCGTGGGCCGTCGCGACCTACCTCCTGGGCGGCACCCTGGAGGACGGCACGGTCATCACGCCCAAGTACGTCGGCCCGCGCCGCATCGTCGAGGTCGCCGTCACCACCCTCGCCACCGACCGCGCCCTGCTCCTGCTGGGCGTCCCCGGCACCGCCAAGACCTGGGTGTCCGAACACCTGGCCGCCGCCGTGAGCGCAGACTCCACCCTCCTCGTCCAGGGCACCGCCGGCACCCCCGAGGAGGCGATCCGGTACGGCTGGAACTACGCCCGCCTCCTCGCCCACGGGCCCAGCCGCGAAGCCCTCGTACCGAGCCCCGTCATGCGGGCCATGGCCGAGGGCATGACCGCCCGCGTCGAGGAGCTCACGCGCATCCCGGCCGACGTCCAGGACACCCTCATCACCGTTCTGTCCGAGAAGACGCTCCCGATACCGGAGCTCGGCCAGGAGGTGCAGGCCGTGCGCGGCTTCAACCTCATCGCCACCGCCAACGACCGCGACCGCGGGGTCAACGAGCTCTCCAGTGCCCTGCGCCGCCGCTTCAACACCGTCGTGCTGCCGCTGCCCGCCACCGCCGAAGCCGAGGTCGACATCGTCGCCCGCCGCGTCGACCAGATGGGCCGCGCCCTCGACCTGCCGGCCGTGCCCGAGGGCCTGGAGGAGATCCGCCGCGTCGTCACCGTCTTCCGCGAGCTGCGCGCCGGGGTCACCGGCGACGGCCGTACGAAGGTGAAGTCGCCGAGCGGCACCCTGTCCACCGCCGAGGCCATATCGGTCGTCACCGGCGGCCTGGCCCTGGCCGCCCACTTCGGCGACGGCGTCCTGCGCCCGTCCGACGTGGCCGCCGGGATCCTCGGCGCCGTGGTCCGGGACCCGGCCGCCGACAAGATCGTCTGGCAGGAGTACCTCGAGACCGTGGTGCGCGAGCGGGACGGCTGGAAGGACTTCTACCGCGCCTGCCGGGAGGTGACGGCATGA
- the sucC gene encoding ADP-forming succinate--CoA ligase subunit beta, protein MDLFEYQARDLFAKHGVPVLAGEVIDTPEAAREATERLGGKSVVKAQVKVGGRGKAGGVKLAATPDEAVARATDILGMDIKGHTVHKVMIAETAPEILEEYYVSYLLDRTNRTFLAMASVAGGMDIEQVAEETPEKLAKVPVNANEGVTIEKAREIVALAQFPAEVAEKVAEVLVTLWATFIAEDALLVEVNPLAKVANGDVIALDGKVSLDENAEFRQPGHEEFVDHAAANPLEAAAKAKNLNYVKLDGEVGIIGNGAGLVMSTLDVVAYAGENHGGVKPANFLDIGGGASAAVMANGLEIILGDPDVKSVFVNVFGGITACDEVANGIVQALALLEEKGEAVTKPLVVRLDGNNAELGRKILSDANHPLVQRVDTMDGAADKAAELAAAK, encoded by the coding sequence GTGGACCTGTTCGAGTACCAGGCGAGGGACCTCTTCGCCAAGCACGGTGTACCGGTGCTGGCCGGTGAAGTCATCGACACGCCTGAGGCGGCTCGCGAGGCCACCGAGCGGCTGGGCGGCAAGTCGGTCGTCAAGGCGCAGGTGAAGGTCGGCGGCCGCGGCAAGGCCGGCGGCGTCAAGCTCGCCGCCACCCCGGACGAGGCCGTCGCCCGTGCGACGGACATCCTGGGCATGGACATCAAGGGCCACACGGTCCACAAGGTGATGATCGCCGAGACCGCTCCCGAGATCCTCGAGGAGTACTACGTCTCGTACCTGCTGGACCGCACCAACCGCACCTTCCTGGCCATGGCCTCGGTCGCGGGTGGCATGGACATCGAGCAGGTCGCCGAGGAGACCCCGGAGAAGCTCGCCAAGGTCCCGGTGAACGCCAACGAGGGCGTGACCATCGAGAAGGCCCGAGAGATCGTCGCGCTGGCGCAGTTCCCGGCCGAGGTCGCCGAGAAGGTCGCCGAGGTCCTCGTGACCCTGTGGGCGACCTTCATCGCCGAGGACGCGCTCCTCGTCGAGGTCAACCCGCTCGCGAAGGTCGCCAACGGCGACGTCATCGCGCTCGACGGCAAGGTCTCGCTCGACGAGAACGCCGAGTTCCGCCAGCCGGGTCACGAGGAGTTCGTGGACCACGCGGCCGCGAACCCGCTCGAGGCCGCCGCCAAGGCGAAGAACCTCAACTACGTGAAGCTCGACGGTGAGGTCGGCATCATCGGCAACGGCGCGGGTCTCGTCATGAGCACCCTCGACGTCGTCGCCTACGCCGGCGAGAACCACGGCGGCGTCAAGCCCGCCAACTTCCTGGACATCGGCGGTGGCGCCTCCGCCGCCGTCATGGCCAACGGTCTCGAGATCATCCTCGGCGACCCGGACGTCAAGTCCGTCTTCGTCAACGTCTTCGGTGGCATCACCGCCTGCGACGAGGTCGCCAACGGCATCGTCCAGGCGCTGGCCCTGCTGGAGGAGAAGGGCGAGGCGGTCACCAAGCCGCTCGTCGTCCGTCTCGACGGCAACAACGCCGAGCTGGGTCGCAAGATCCTCTCGGACGCCAACCACCCGCTGGTGCAGCGCGTGGACACCATGGACGGCGCGGCCGACAAGGCCGCCGAGCTCGCGGCTGCGAAGTAA